A single genomic interval of Streptococcus oralis subsp. dentisani harbors:
- a CDS encoding amino acid ABC transporter permease codes for MDIDYIVKTFLETLKGVPITLAIMIVAMVLSFLPALFLALGQIYKVRGVRSFSLVYLAFIRATPPILLILFFYSLFPSLLNQFFKSIGSDFDIFKLDPLYYAFIIYSLMTVGSLSEILRSAILTVDKGQLEAAHAIGLTTTQAYLRIVFPQALRSALPNLANLVINIVKGTSLVFVMTIKDITAIARVEASYGYQYFESYFVIFLQYILICGLIQWGFSLLEKGYVKKEKRAKASSARFV; via the coding sequence ATGGACATAGACTATATTGTAAAGACCTTTCTGGAGACCTTAAAAGGTGTGCCAATCACCTTGGCCATTATGATTGTGGCTATGGTCTTAAGCTTTTTACCTGCTCTATTTTTAGCCTTGGGGCAGATTTACAAGGTTCGAGGGGTTAGAAGTTTTTCTCTAGTCTATCTGGCTTTTATCCGAGCGACTCCTCCGATTTTATTGATTCTCTTCTTTTATAGTTTGTTTCCAAGTCTGCTGAATCAATTTTTCAAAAGTATAGGAAGTGACTTTGATATTTTCAAGCTTGATCCTCTCTACTATGCCTTTATCATTTATAGTCTGATGACGGTTGGGAGTTTGTCGGAGATTTTGCGTTCAGCTATCTTGACGGTGGACAAGGGACAATTAGAGGCGGCGCATGCGATTGGGCTGACTACGACCCAGGCCTATCTAAGGATCGTTTTTCCTCAAGCCCTGCGCTCAGCCTTGCCTAACTTGGCCAATCTGGTAATCAATATCGTCAAAGGGACTTCCCTAGTCTTTGTTATGACTATCAAGGATATCACCGCTATTGCCCGTGTGGAAGCGTCCTACGGTTACCAGTATTTTGAGTCTTATTTTGTGATCTTTTTGCAGTATATTTTGATCTGTGGTTTGATTCAGTGGGGCTTCTCCCTACTGGAGAAAGGCTATGTGAAAAAAGAAAAGAGAGCAAAAGCATCTAGCGCGCGTTTTGTATAG
- the rseP gene encoding RIP metalloprotease RseP, producing the protein MIGLLTFILVFGIIVVVHEFGHFYFAKKSGILVREFAIGMGPKIFAHIGKDGTAYTIRILPLGGYVRMAGWSDDATEIKTGTPVSLTLAEDGKVKRINLSGKKLDQTALPMQVTQFDFEDKLFIKGLVLEEEKTFAVDHDATVVEADGTEVRIAPLDVQYQNASIWGKLITNFAGPMNNFILGVVVFWILIFLQGGVRDTQTNLFHVMPEGALAKVGIAETAQITKVGSHEVKNWQDLIQAVETDTKDKTAPTLDVTISENGSEKQVTVTPEENQGRYILGVQPGVKSDFLSMFVGGFTTAADSGLRILSALKNLIFHPDLNKLGGPVAIFKASSDAAKNGIENVLYFLAMISINIGIFNLIPIPALDGGKIVLNILEAIRRKPLKQEIETYVTMAGVVIMVVLMLAVTWNDIMRLFF; encoded by the coding sequence ATGATTGGATTGCTAACCTTTATCCTAGTTTTTGGGATTATCGTGGTGGTGCATGAGTTTGGACATTTTTATTTTGCCAAGAAATCAGGCATTTTAGTTCGTGAATTTGCTATTGGTATGGGCCCCAAGATTTTTGCCCATATCGGTAAGGATGGCACTGCTTATACCATTCGGATCCTTCCTTTAGGAGGGTATGTTCGTATGGCTGGTTGGAGTGATGATGCGACGGAGATCAAGACAGGAACCCCGGTCAGTTTAACACTTGCCGAGGATGGTAAGGTCAAACGGATCAATCTATCTGGGAAGAAACTGGATCAAACAGCTCTCCCTATGCAGGTAACCCAGTTTGACTTTGAAGACAAGCTCTTCATTAAAGGCTTGGTCTTGGAAGAAGAAAAGACCTTTGCAGTGGATCACGATGCAACAGTTGTTGAGGCAGATGGAACCGAAGTACGCATCGCTCCTCTGGATGTACAGTATCAAAATGCTTCTATCTGGGGCAAGCTCATCACCAACTTTGCAGGTCCTATGAATAACTTTATCTTAGGAGTCGTTGTTTTTTGGATCCTGATCTTTTTGCAGGGTGGTGTTAGAGACACTCAGACTAATCTCTTTCATGTCATGCCAGAGGGAGCTTTGGCTAAGGTGGGCATAGCTGAGACAGCTCAAATCACCAAGGTCGGCTCGCATGAAGTTAAGAATTGGCAAGACTTGATTCAGGCTGTGGAAACTGATACCAAGGATAAGACAGCCCCGACCTTGGATGTGACCATTTCTGAAAATGGTAGCGAAAAACAAGTCACGGTGACTCCAGAAGAGAATCAAGGACGTTATATTCTTGGGGTTCAACCGGGAGTCAAGTCAGACTTTCTATCCATGTTTGTTGGTGGATTTACAACTGCTGCTGACTCAGGGCTCCGTATCCTTTCGGCTCTGAAAAACTTGATTTTCCATCCTGACTTGAACAAACTCGGTGGCCCCGTTGCCATCTTTAAGGCAAGTAGCGATGCTGCCAAAAATGGAATTGAGAATGTCCTCTATTTCCTAGCTATGATTTCCATCAATATCGGGATTTTTAACTTGATTCCGATCCCGGCTTTGGATGGTGGAAAGATTGTGCTCAATATCCTAGAGGCTATCCGCCGTAAACCCCTTAAACAAGAAATTGAAACCTATGTCACCATGGCTGGTGTAGTTATCATGGTTGTCTTGATGCTAGCTGTGACCTGGAATGACATTATGCGACTCTTCTTTTAG
- a CDS encoding amino acid ABC transporter ATP-binding protein has protein sequence MLQVEHIAKTFGERQVLEDVNLQVNQGDVVVILGPSGSGKTTFLRCLNHLEKADSGRLTLAGKTYDLAKLSKKDILEIRQKTAFVFQHYNLFANKTALENILEGLVVARKVPKEEALKRAESALEKVGLLAYKDYYPSQLSGGQQQRIGIARAIAVKPEVILLDEPTSALDPELVGDVLDVLKQLAGEGVTMVVVTHEMGFARDVANHVIFMDGGRIVEENNPHDFFSRPQEERTKQFLARILSDASYSVEYMI, from the coding sequence ATGTTACAAGTAGAACATATCGCAAAAACATTTGGTGAGAGGCAGGTACTAGAGGATGTCAATCTCCAGGTCAACCAAGGGGATGTCGTCGTTATTTTAGGACCATCAGGTTCAGGGAAAACGACCTTTCTCCGTTGTCTCAACCACTTAGAAAAAGCGGACAGTGGCCGTTTGACCTTGGCAGGAAAGACCTATGACTTAGCCAAATTAAGCAAGAAAGATATTCTAGAAATTCGCCAAAAAACAGCCTTTGTTTTCCAACACTACAATCTCTTTGCAAATAAAACTGCTCTGGAAAATATTCTAGAAGGTCTAGTCGTCGCTCGTAAAGTTCCCAAGGAAGAAGCGCTCAAACGTGCAGAATCTGCCTTGGAAAAAGTTGGTTTACTGGCCTACAAAGACTACTACCCTTCACAACTATCTGGAGGACAACAACAACGAATAGGAATTGCGCGTGCTATTGCTGTCAAGCCCGAGGTCATTTTGCTAGATGAACCAACATCAGCACTAGACCCTGAGTTGGTTGGAGATGTTTTGGATGTTCTGAAACAGTTGGCGGGAGAAGGTGTGACCATGGTGGTCGTCACACATGAGATGGGATTTGCTAGAGATGTCGCTAACCACGTTATTTTCATGGATGGAGGCCGTATCGTAGAGGAGAATAATCCCCACGATTTCTTTAGTCGTCCTCAGGAAGAACGAACCAAGCAGTTCTTGGCTCGTATCTTATCAGATGCTAGCTATAGTGTAGAATATATGATTTGA
- a CDS encoding phosphatidate cytidylyltransferase, translated as MTKDLQKRTLFAVLALAIFLPVLFVGGLLLQIGIGLLAMLAVHELLQMKGLKTMTIEGALTLFATFALTIPLENYLTFLPVDGNVVAYSVLITIMLGTTVFSKSYTIEDAVFPIAMSFYVGFGFNALLDARVAGFDKVLLALFIVWATDSAAYLIGMNFGKHKLAPRVSPNKSIEGFIGGILGAVLVTAIFMLVDSTVALPYGIYRMGLFAVFFSVAGQFGDLIESAMKRHFGVKDSGKFIPGHGGVLDRFDSMLVVFPIMHLFGLF; from the coding sequence ATGACCAAGGATTTACAAAAGAGAACATTGTTTGCGGTATTGGCCCTGGCTATTTTCCTTCCAGTCTTATTTGTGGGGGGACTCTTGTTGCAGATAGGGATTGGTTTGTTAGCGATGCTGGCTGTCCATGAACTCTTGCAGATGAAGGGGCTAAAGACCATGACCATCGAGGGCGCCTTGACCCTCTTTGCGACCTTTGCCCTCACAATCCCCTTAGAAAATTATCTAACTTTTTTGCCTGTTGATGGGAATGTGGTTGCCTATAGTGTTCTGATTACAATAATGCTAGGGACGACCGTTTTCAGTAAAAGCTATACGATTGAAGATGCAGTTTTCCCGATTGCGATGAGCTTTTATGTTGGTTTTGGCTTTAACGCCTTACTAGATGCTCGGGTGGCAGGTTTTGACAAGGTACTTCTGGCTCTCTTTATCGTCTGGGCGACTGATAGCGCAGCTTACCTAATAGGGATGAATTTTGGCAAGCATAAGTTAGCGCCAAGAGTTTCTCCCAATAAGAGCATTGAGGGCTTTATCGGCGGTATTCTAGGTGCGGTACTGGTAACAGCAATCTTCATGCTTGTAGACAGCACAGTTGCTCTCCCTTATGGGATTTATAGAATGGGCCTCTTTGCCGTCTTCTTCAGTGTGGCAGGTCAGTTTGGTGACTTGATTGAGAGTGCTATGAAACGCCATTTCGGTGTCAAGGATTCTGGGAAATTTATCCCTGGACATGGCGGTGTGTTGGATCGTTTTGACAGTATGCTAGTTGTCTTTCCTATCATGCACTTGTTTGGCCTCTTCTAA
- a CDS encoding amino acid ABC transporter permease encodes MVSYDFSKVFQFLPTLLQALPMTLSILFFTTLLGSLFGGLLAWAQVGEDKSFAAISKGYIFTLRCTPPIVLLFLVFYGLPEFLKWWLGLDINNWSKTIFVLLTMILLFAAIVAEVFKAAYQAIPKGQTEAGLSIGLTPSQTFWRIIFPQAFQVALPNITTAILNLMRDAALAYTIGFVDVMGAGNLLISRNLGNYSLETYTAVALLYWGIALVISSLSRLLEKSLETKGR; translated from the coding sequence ATGGTTTCTTATGATTTTTCCAAGGTCTTTCAGTTTTTGCCGACCTTATTGCAGGCACTTCCTATGACCTTGTCCATTCTCTTTTTTACCACTCTTCTTGGTTCCCTTTTTGGAGGACTCTTGGCCTGGGCGCAAGTAGGAGAAGACAAGAGTTTTGCAGCAATTTCCAAAGGTTATATCTTTACCCTTCGTTGTACACCGCCGATTGTCTTGCTTTTTCTAGTCTTTTATGGCTTGCCAGAATTTCTGAAATGGTGGCTGGGTTTGGATATCAACAACTGGTCTAAAACTATTTTTGTTCTCTTGACGATGATTCTCTTGTTTGCGGCTATCGTTGCTGAGGTTTTCAAGGCGGCCTATCAAGCTATTCCAAAGGGGCAGACAGAGGCCGGGCTTAGTATTGGTTTGACTCCAAGTCAGACCTTTTGGAGAATCATTTTTCCCCAAGCTTTTCAAGTTGCTCTTCCCAATATAACAACCGCTATTCTCAATCTGATGCGGGATGCTGCCTTGGCTTATACGATTGGTTTCGTTGATGTTATGGGGGCAGGCAATCTCTTGATTAGTCGCAATTTAGGGAACTACTCTCTGGAAACCTATACGGCAGTTGCGCTTCTTTATTGGGGGATTGCCTTAGTTATTTCTAGCTTGAGTCGTTTGCTTGAGAAGTCTTTGGAAACAAAAGGGAGGTAA
- a CDS encoding isoprenyl transferase translates to MFGFFKKDKAVEVEVPTQVPAHIGIIMDGNGRWAKKRMQPRVFGHKAGMEALQKVTKAANKMGVKVITVYAFSTENWTRPDQEVKFIMNLPVEFYDNYVPELHANNVKIQMIGETDRLPKPTFESLKKAEGLTKNNTGLILNFALNYGGRAEITQAFKSLAQEVLDAKINPGDITEDMIGDYLFTQRLPKDLRDPDLIIRTSGELRLSNFLPWQAAYSELYFTDTLWPDFDEASLKEAITAYNRRNRRFGGV, encoded by the coding sequence ATGTTTGGATTTTTTAAGAAAGATAAAGCTGTAGAAGTTGAGGTTCCAACACAGGTTCCTGCTCACATTGGCATCATCATGGATGGAAATGGTCGCTGGGCTAAAAAACGGATGCAACCACGGGTTTTTGGTCATAAGGCAGGGATGGAAGCCCTCCAAAAGGTGACCAAGGCAGCTAATAAGATGGGAGTTAAGGTCATCACAGTCTATGCCTTTTCAACGGAAAATTGGACACGCCCAGATCAAGAAGTCAAGTTTATCATGAACTTGCCAGTCGAGTTTTATGATAACTACGTCCCTGAATTACATGCAAATAATGTTAAGATTCAGATGATTGGGGAGACAGACCGCCTGCCTAAGCCGACTTTTGAATCTTTGAAAAAAGCAGAGGGATTGACCAAGAACAATACAGGCTTGATTCTCAATTTTGCGCTTAACTATGGTGGTCGTGCTGAAATTACGCAGGCTTTTAAGAGCTTGGCTCAGGAAGTTCTAGATGCCAAAATCAATCCTGGTGATATTACAGAAGATATGATAGGGGATTATCTTTTCACACAACGCCTGCCAAAGGATTTGCGAGATCCTGATTTGATTATCCGTACGAGTGGTGAGTTACGTTTGAGTAATTTCTTGCCATGGCAAGCAGCCTATAGCGAGCTTTACTTTACGGATACCTTGTGGCCCGATTTTGATGAAGCCTCTTTGAAGGAGGCCATTACAGCCTATAATCGTCGGAATCGCCGATTTGGAGGAGTTTAG
- a CDS encoding proline--tRNA ligase — MKQSKMLIPTLREMPSDAQVISHALMLRAGYVRQVSAGVYSYLPLANRVIEKAKNIMRQEFDKIGAVEMLAPALLSADLWRESGRYETYGEDLYKLKNREKSDFILGPTHEETFTAIVRDSVKSYKQLPLNLYQIQPKYRDEKRPRNGLLRTREFIMKDGYSFHANYDSLDVTYDEYKAAYERIFTRSGLDFKAIIGDGGAMGGKDSQEFMAITPARTDLDRWVVLDKSVASFDEIPAAVQEEIKAELLKWMVSGEDTIAYSSESSYAANLEMATNEYKLSNRVVAEEEVTRVETPGVKSIDEVAAFLNVPEEQTIKTLFYMADGELVAALLVGNDQLNEVKLKNHLGADFFDVASEEEVASAVPAGFGSLGPVALPENVKIIADRKVQDVRNAVAGANQDGYHLTGVNPGRDFTAEYVDIREVREGEISPDGQGVLNFARGIEIGHIFKLGTRYSASMGADVLDENGRAIPIIMGCYGIGVSRLLSAVMEQHARLFVNKTPKGEYRYAWGVNFPKELAPFDVHLITVNVKDEEAQALTEKLEVNLMDAGYEVLTDDRNERVGVKFSDSDLIGLPIRITVGKKAADGIVEVKIKATGDTIEVHADNLLETLEILSKK, encoded by the coding sequence ATGAAACAAAGTAAAATGCTAATCCCTACGCTTCGCGAAATGCCAAGTGATGCTCAAGTTATCAGCCACGCCCTTATGTTGCGTGCTGGTTATGTTCGTCAAGTTTCTGCCGGTGTTTATTCTTACCTGCCACTTGCTAACCGTGTGATTGAAAAGGCTAAGAACATCATGCGCCAAGAATTTGATAAGATTGGTGCGGTGGAAATGCTAGCTCCGGCCCTTCTTAGTGCCGATCTTTGGCGTGAATCAGGTCGTTATGAAACCTATGGTGAAGACCTTTATAAACTGAAAAATCGTGAAAAGTCGGACTTTATCCTAGGTCCGACACACGAAGAAACTTTTACAGCTATTGTTCGTGACTCTGTGAAATCTTACAAGCAGTTGCCACTCAACCTTTACCAAATCCAACCTAAGTACCGTGATGAAAAACGCCCACGTAACGGTCTTCTCCGTACGCGTGAATTCATCATGAAAGACGGATATAGTTTCCATGCTAATTACGATAGTTTGGATGTGACCTATGATGAATACAAGGCAGCCTATGAACGCATCTTCACTCGCAGTGGCTTGGACTTCAAGGCCATCATCGGTGACGGTGGAGCTATGGGTGGTAAGGACAGCCAAGAATTTATGGCCATTACACCAGCCCGTACAGACCTCGACCGCTGGGTTGTTTTGGACAAGTCAGTTGCCTCATTTGATGAAATTCCTGCAGCAGTACAAGAAGAAATCAAGGCAGAATTGCTTAAATGGATGGTTTCTGGTGAAGACACTATTGCCTACTCAAGTGAGTCTAGCTATGCAGCTAACTTAGAAATGGCAACAAACGAGTATAAACTAAGCAACCGTGTCGTTGCGGAAGAAGAAGTGACTCGAGTGGAAACTCCAGGTGTTAAATCCATCGATGAAGTCGCAGCCTTCCTTAACGTGCCAGAAGAACAAACGATCAAAACCCTCTTCTACATGGCAGATGGTGAGCTTGTTGCAGCCCTTCTAGTTGGAAATGACCAACTCAACGAAGTCAAGTTGAAGAACCATTTGGGAGCAGATTTCTTTGATGTGGCTAGCGAGGAAGAAGTCGCAAGTGCCGTCCCAGCAGGCTTTGGTTCGCTTGGTCCAGTTGCTTTGCCAGAAAATGTCAAAATCATTGCAGACCGTAAGGTGCAAGATGTTCGCAATGCTGTTGCTGGTGCCAACCAAGATGGCTACCACTTGACGGGTGTGAACCCAGGGCGCGATTTCACTGCTGAGTATGTGGATATCCGCGAAGTGCGTGAGGGTGAAATCTCTCCAGACGGACAAGGTGTCCTTAACTTTGCCCGTGGTATCGAGATTGGTCACATCTTCAAACTCGGCACTCGCTACTCAGCAAGTATGGGTGCGGATGTCTTGGACGAAAATGGTCGTGCGATCCCAATCATCATGGGTTGCTACGGTATCGGTGTTAGTCGTCTCCTCTCAGCAGTTATGGAGCAACACGCTCGCCTCTTTGTCAATAAAACACCAAAAGGTGAATACCGTTACGCTTGGGGAGTTAACTTCCCTAAAGAATTGGCGCCATTTGATGTGCATTTGATTACTGTCAATGTTAAAGATGAAGAAGCGCAAGCCTTGACAGAAAAATTGGAAGTCAACTTGATGGACGCTGGTTACGAAGTCTTGACAGATGACCGTAACGAACGTGTCGGGGTTAAATTCAGCGATAGCGACTTGATTGGTCTTCCAATCCGTATCACTGTAGGAAAGAAAGCAGCTGATGGTATCGTAGAAGTTAAGATCAAGGCGACTGGTGACACAATCGAAGTTCACGCAGACAACTTGCTTGAAACGCTTGAAATCCTCAGCAAGAAATAA
- a CDS encoding transporter substrate-binding domain-containing protein, with protein MSKKAWIIGGVAVVAVIGATIIGRSLAGAPAKEGETASSGEVITLKVAHTQNYVPYDFVNEKGESDGYEVAVLKAVDEKLANYQFEYTGTSDDDLLIGLESGKYDIGTKGAWYTDERAKKFVIPSEPVGASIIGFTVRKEDEQKYKTIDDFAKNKGKLVPISPQNAQWNVITSYNEKHQDAPIELTAAESFKVADAYAWVLEGRYDAFFDIKLSFEKAVTAEDGPYHQYADKLSWFPYKGIPTYPLIHRDEKGEKFAKEYEKAIKELKEDGTLAKLSQQYFKEDVFSYVDKD; from the coding sequence ATGAGTAAAAAAGCATGGATTATCGGTGGTGTAGCAGTTGTTGCAGTAATTGGGGCAACGATTATCGGGAGAAGTTTAGCTGGCGCTCCAGCCAAGGAGGGGGAAACAGCCTCATCTGGTGAGGTCATAACCTTGAAGGTTGCCCATACACAAAACTACGTACCTTATGACTTTGTCAATGAAAAAGGGGAGTCAGATGGTTATGAAGTAGCTGTTTTGAAGGCTGTTGATGAGAAGTTGGCAAACTATCAATTTGAATATACGGGTACCAGTGATGATGACCTCTTGATCGGTCTGGAATCAGGCAAGTATGACATCGGAACCAAGGGAGCTTGGTACACAGATGAACGAGCTAAAAAGTTTGTCATTCCATCTGAACCAGTCGGAGCAAGTATTATCGGATTTACTGTCAGAAAAGAAGACGAACAGAAATACAAAACCATTGATGACTTTGCCAAGAATAAAGGGAAATTGGTTCCTATCTCTCCACAGAATGCTCAATGGAATGTTATCACCAGCTACAATGAAAAACATCAGGACGCACCGATTGAGCTAACAGCAGCGGAATCTTTTAAGGTGGCAGATGCCTATGCCTGGGTCTTAGAAGGACGTTATGATGCCTTCTTTGATATCAAACTGTCCTTTGAAAAAGCAGTTACCGCAGAAGATGGCCCTTACCACCAATATGCGGACAAACTCAGCTGGTTCCCATACAAGGGCATTCCAACTTATCCCTTGATTCACCGTGATGAAAAGGGTGAGAAATTTGCTAAAGAATATGAAAAAGCAATCAAAGAGTTGAAAGAAGATGGCACGCTTGCTAAGCTATCTCAGCAATATTTCAAAGAAGATGTCTTTAGTTACGTAGACAAAGACTAG
- a CDS encoding glycoside hydrolase family 1 protein, giving the protein MLKFPKDFVWGSSTSGPQTEGRVPGDGKGDNLWDYWYQVEPNRYYNGIGPDKTSTFYENWEKDIELLVETGHTAFRTSIQWSRIFPQGRGEVNPQGVTFYRQVFEAIKAKGIRLLVNLYHFDLPFALQEAGDGWENKATTKAYEDYARFCFETYGDLVDQWITFNEPIVPVEFGYFYDAHYPHKVDAKAAVQVAYHTQLASSLAVKACHEILPDSKIGIVLNLTPAYPRSQHPADVKAARIADLFQAQSFLDPSVLGTYPEELVEILSEHDLLPEYTAEELELIRQHTVDFLGVNYYQPLRVMAPRFAKHPDSPLLPEHFYEPYVMPGRKINPHRGWEIYEQGIYDIAQNIKENYDNIEWMLTENGMGVEGEDKFRENGMIQDDYRIDFVKGHLRELHRAIEDGANCKGYLIWTFIDCWSWLNSYKNRYGLVELDLETQERRLKKSGHWFKELSDHNGF; this is encoded by the coding sequence ATGCTAAAATTTCCAAAGGATTTTGTTTGGGGTTCCTCCACTTCTGGACCACAGACAGAAGGACGAGTGCCAGGTGATGGCAAGGGAGATAATCTCTGGGATTATTGGTATCAGGTGGAACCCAATCGCTACTACAATGGGATTGGACCTGATAAAACATCGACCTTCTATGAGAACTGGGAAAAGGATATTGAGCTTTTGGTAGAGACTGGGCATACAGCCTTCCGAACTTCTATCCAGTGGTCTCGTATTTTCCCACAGGGCCGTGGAGAGGTCAATCCGCAAGGGGTGACTTTCTACCGTCAGGTTTTTGAGGCTATTAAGGCCAAGGGTATTCGTCTCTTAGTCAATCTCTATCACTTTGACCTTCCTTTTGCCCTTCAAGAAGCTGGGGATGGTTGGGAAAATAAGGCAACCACCAAGGCTTATGAAGACTATGCTCGTTTTTGTTTTGAGACTTACGGTGATTTGGTAGACCAATGGATTACCTTTAATGAGCCCATCGTTCCTGTAGAGTTTGGCTATTTCTATGATGCCCATTATCCTCATAAGGTAGATGCCAAAGCAGCGGTTCAGGTAGCCTATCATACGCAACTGGCTAGTAGTCTTGCGGTGAAGGCTTGTCACGAGATTTTGCCTGATTCTAAGATTGGGATTGTCCTCAACCTGACGCCAGCTTATCCACGTAGCCAGCATCCAGCGGATGTCAAGGCTGCTCGTATTGCGGATCTCTTTCAAGCGCAGTCTTTCCTAGATCCATCTGTCTTGGGGACTTATCCAGAGGAATTGGTGGAAATTTTGTCTGAGCATGATTTGCTGCCAGAGTATACAGCTGAGGAGTTGGAGCTTATTCGTCAACATACTGTGGACTTTCTTGGAGTCAACTATTACCAGCCTTTGCGTGTCATGGCCCCACGTTTTGCTAAGCATCCTGACAGCCCGCTTCTGCCTGAACATTTCTATGAGCCTTACGTCATGCCAGGTCGTAAGATCAATCCCCACCGTGGTTGGGAAATCTACGAGCAAGGGATTTATGATATTGCCCAAAATATCAAAGAAAATTATGACAATATCGAATGGATGCTGACAGAGAATGGCATGGGTGTTGAAGGTGAAGATAAATTCCGTGAGAATGGCATGATTCAAGACGACTATCGTATTGACTTTGTCAAAGGTCATCTGCGTGAACTCCATCGTGCCATCGAAGATGGTGCTAACTGTAAAGGTTACTTAATCTGGACCTTTATTGACTGCTGGTCATGGCTCAACAGCTATAAAAACCGCTATGGTCTGGTTGAGCTTGACTTGGAAACACAGGAACGCCGCTTGAAAAAATCAGGCCACTGGTTCAAGGAACTCAGCGACCATAATGGATTTTAA
- a CDS encoding uroporphyrinogen decarboxylase family protein — MSEKKEWVLKAFRGEKVERVPVGFWHHFTSEDEWLHGFSNPVIIEKNIEGHKRFIREVQPDFIKLMSDGYFAYPNPAIAKGKSLQELATIQPLGPEHAWIKEQVDLVKKIKQEFTEDIVAIYNIFAPVTYLKWLLGEVSGGDDLIADFLVEDPEALKKVLDVIAEDIASLSRSVIEEAGADGIYLSVQSIQDQRVSATDYQAVIAPSEITILEAASAVGGVTVLHICGYEGARNDIHLFADYPAQVFNWAVGPEGIALKEGREIFKGRTVLGGFENGKTGLLYTGSKDAVQAEAKKLVAETGKQCLVLGADCTIPSDIAVERIQWVREALEN; from the coding sequence ATGTCAGAAAAAAAAGAATGGGTTTTAAAAGCATTTAGAGGTGAAAAGGTTGAACGTGTGCCAGTTGGCTTTTGGCACCATTTCACATCCGAAGACGAATGGCTACACGGTTTCTCAAATCCAGTCATTATCGAGAAGAATATCGAGGGCCATAAGCGCTTTATCCGAGAAGTTCAGCCGGACTTTATCAAACTCATGAGCGATGGCTACTTTGCTTATCCAAATCCAGCGATTGCCAAAGGAAAATCACTTCAAGAATTGGCGACCATTCAACCACTCGGACCAGAGCACGCTTGGATAAAAGAGCAGGTGGACTTGGTTAAGAAAATTAAGCAAGAGTTTACAGAAGATATCGTTGCGATTTACAATATTTTTGCTCCTGTGACCTATCTCAAGTGGCTGCTTGGGGAAGTGTCTGGCGGGGATGACCTTATTGCAGACTTTCTGGTGGAAGATCCTGAAGCCCTTAAAAAGGTGTTGGATGTGATTGCAGAGGATATTGCGAGTCTCAGTCGATCTGTCATCGAAGAGGCTGGTGCTGATGGAATCTACCTCAGCGTGCAGAGTATCCAAGATCAACGAGTGTCGGCAACAGATTATCAAGCCGTCATTGCACCTAGCGAGATAACTATTCTAGAAGCGGCTAGTGCTGTTGGTGGTGTCACAGTTCTTCATATCTGTGGCTACGAGGGAGCGCGAAATGATATTCACCTTTTTGCAGACTATCCTGCCCAAGTCTTTAATTGGGCTGTAGGACCAGAGGGAATCGCTCTCAAGGAAGGTCGTGAGATTTTCAAGGGACGTACGGTTCTTGGAGGATTCGAAAATGGCAAGACGGGCTTACTGTATACTGGCAGCAAGGATGCCGTTCAGGCTGAGGCAAAGAAACTAGTTGCAGAAACTGGGAAACAGTGCTTGGTACTTGGGGCAGATTGTACCATTCCAAGTGATATCGCAGTTGAACGTATCCAGTGGGTCAGAGAAGCGCTTGAAAACTGA